In Anser cygnoides isolate HZ-2024a breed goose chromosome Z, Taihu_goose_T2T_genome, whole genome shotgun sequence, a genomic segment contains:
- the PLK2 gene encoding serine/threonine-protein kinase PLK2 yields MELLRTIAYPPGGGGGGASKGCEAAMGRGGGGESRRKKAEEQPHQHPHPAAEVSRIITDPTTGKRYCRGKVLGKGGFAKCYEMTDLTTNKVYAAKIIPHSRVAKPHQREKIDKEIELHRMLNHRHVVQFYHYFEDRENIYILLEYCSRRSMAHILKARKVLTEPEVRYYLRQIVSGLKYLHEQEILHRDLKLGNFFINENMELKLGDFGLAARLEPLEHRRRTICGTPNYLSPEVLNKQGHGCESDIWALGCVMYTMLLGRPPFETTNLKETYRCIREARYSLPSSLLAPAKHLIASMLSKNPEDRPSLDEIIRHDFFVQGFTPDRLSASCCHTVPDFHLSSPAKNFFKKAAAALFGGKKDKARYFDTHNRLVKEDEEIYKLRHDLKKTSITQQPHKHRTDEEIQPLITTVAKPGALPETKQVGDSIRMIVRGTLGSCSSSSECLEDSTMGSVADTVARVLRGCLENMPEADSIPKEQLTASFQWVTKWVDYSNKYGFGYQLSDHTVGVLFNNGAHMSLLPDKKTVHYYAELGQCSVFSAAEAPEQFISQVTVLKYFSHYMEENLMDGGDLPSLTDVRRPRLYLLQWLKSDKALMMLFNDGTFQVNFYHDHTKIIICNQSEEYLLTYINEDRISTTFRLTTLLVSGCSLELKHRMEYALNMLLQRCN; encoded by the exons atggagctgctgcgGACCATCGCCTACCcgccgggaggcggcggcggcggcgcctccAAGGGCTGCGAGGCGGCGATGGgcaggggcggcggcggcgagtCACGGAGGAAAAAGGCTGAGgagcagccccaccagcacccgCACCCAGCCGCGGAGGTTTCCCGGATTATTACCGACCCCACGACGGGGAAGCGCTACTGCCGCGGGAAGGTGCTCGGAAAG GGTGGATTCGCAAAGTGTTATGAGATGACAGATTTGACAACAAATAAAGTTTATGCTGCAAAAATCATTCCTCACAGCAGAGTAGCAAAACCTCATCAAAGGGAAAAG ATTGATAAAGAGATTGAGCTGCATAGAATGCTTAATCATAGACATGTTGTGCAGTTTTACCACTACTTTGAAGACAGAGAGAATATTTACATTCTTCTGGAGTACTGCAGTAGAAGG TCCATGGCTCACATCTTAAAAGCGAGGAAGGTATTGACAGAACCAGAAGTGCGATACTACCTCAGGCAAATTGTGTCAGGGCTAAAGTATCTTCATGAACAGGAAATCTTGCACAGGGATCTTAAACTAG GTAACTTCTTCATTAATGAGAACATGGAACTGAAACTGGGTGACTTTGGCTTGGCAGCTCGTCTGGAAccactggagcacaggaggag AACAATATGTGGCACACCAAATTACCTCTCTCCAGAAGTCCTCAACAAACAAGGTCATGGCTGTGAATCTGACATCTGGGCCTTAGGCTGTGTAAT GTATACAATGCTGTTGGGAAGACCCCCATTTGAGACTACAAATCTTAAAGAGACATACAGATGTATAAGGGAAGCAAGATACAGTCTGCCTTCATCTCTCTTGGCACCTGCAAAACACCTAATAGCTAGTATGTTGTCAAAGAATCCTGAAGACCGGCCCAGTTTAGATGAAATAATTCGACATGATTTTTTTGTACAG GGCTTTACACCCGACAGACTTTCTGCTAGCTGTTGTCACACCGTTCCTGACTTCCATTTGTCAAGTCCTGCTaaaaatttcttcaaaaaagcagctgctgctctctttgGTGGTAAAAAGGATAAAGCTAGATACTTCGACACACACA ATAGACTAGttaaagaagatgaagaaatttACAAGCTCAGGCATGATTTGAAGAAGACATCGATAACCCAGCAGCCCCACAAACACAGAACAGATGAG GAGATCCAGCCTCTTATCACAACAGTAGCCAAGCCAGGAGCATTACCAGAAACTAAGCAGGTTGGAGACTCTATTCGGATGATAGTCAGAGGAACTTTGGGAAGCTGCAGCAGTAGCAGTGAAT GCCTGGAAGACAGTACTATGGGAAGTGTTGCGGATACAGTCGCAAGGGTTTTGCGTGGATGTCTGGAGAACATGCCAGAAGCAGATAGCATTCCCAAAGAACAGCTGACAGCATCCTTCCAGTGGGTTACAAAATGGGTGGACTATTCTAACAAATATGGCTTTGGCTACCAGCTGTCAGATCACACTGTCGGTGTCCTTTTCAACAATGGGGCACATATGAGCCTTCTGCCAGATAAAAA GACAGTCCATTACTATGCTGAGCTAGGCCAATGCTCTGTCTTCTCAGCTGCAGAGGCTCCCGAACAGTTCATTAGCCAAGTAACTGTACTGAAGTATTTCTCACACTACATGGAAGAGAACCTCATGGAT GGAGGTGATCTGCCCAGCCTAACAGATGTACGCAGGCCCAGGCTTTACCTCTTACAGTGGCTTAAATCTGACAAAGCATTGATGATGCTCTTCAATGATGGCACATTTCAA GTGAACTTCTATCATGATCACACGAAAATCATCATTTGCAATCAAAGTGAGGAATATCTCCTTACCTACATCAATGAAGACAGGATATCCACAACGTTTCGCCTGACAACTCTTCTGGTTTCTGGATGCTCGCTGGAACTAAAACACAGAATGGAATATGCTCTGAACATGCTGCTGCAGCGATGTAACTGA